Proteins co-encoded in one Acaryochloris thomasi RCC1774 genomic window:
- a CDS encoding NAD(P)H-quinone oxidoreductase subunit J: MSDSSPESKASPEQSEAEETQTEETQEAPIVEAGPISKRMAQMGVEQETLGVDHLGTEIIKVDRDGLLSLCAALKEDGFNYLQCQAGYDAGPGEDLVSMYHLLKVDNDVVRPEEVRVKVFLPRTDPRIPSVYWIWKTADWQERETYDMYGIVYEGHPNMKRLLMPEDWVGWPMRKDYISPDFYELQDAY, encoded by the coding sequence GTGTCAGACTCTTCACCAGAAAGCAAAGCATCCCCTGAGCAGTCTGAAGCAGAAGAAACCCAGACTGAAGAAACCCAAGAAGCGCCGATTGTCGAAGCAGGGCCAATCTCAAAACGAATGGCTCAGATGGGGGTTGAGCAGGAAACATTAGGGGTTGATCACCTGGGCACCGAGATCATTAAGGTTGATCGTGATGGCCTTCTATCCCTCTGTGCGGCCCTCAAAGAAGATGGCTTCAATTACCTTCAGTGTCAGGCAGGCTACGACGCCGGACCCGGAGAAGATCTGGTCAGTATGTATCACCTGCTCAAGGTAGATAACGACGTTGTGCGTCCTGAAGAAGTGCGCGTCAAGGTCTTTTTGCCCCGCACCGACCCCCGTATTCCTTCTGTTTATTGGATTTGGAAAACAGCCGACTGGCAGGAGCGCGAAACCTATGACATGTATGGCATCGTTTATGAAGGTCATCCCAACATGAAACGGTTGCTAATGCCTGAAGATTGGGTGGGTTGGCCAATGCGTAAGGACTATATCAGTCCTGACTTTTATGAGCTTCAAGATGCGTACTAA
- a CDS encoding NAD-dependent epimerase/dehydratase family protein: protein MRVLVTGASGCIGHYICEALIQQTDHELFLLVRDPAKLKIDVSARPGVHVLTVNLRDLSPLQELLPTINQAILTATAWGDPVETFDLNVTKTLELIQQLDPQVCQQVLYFSTASILSREEELLPQAGEIGTDYIRSKYQCFEQLQQLELTPKVVTVFPTLVFGGDENKPDSHLSGGLPEVMRWASLLRFFKMEGSFHFIHGRDIAQVICYLVQHPEAAPSDRLVLGSRSMTVNEFIEAVCKVCDKRAFFKINLSPVLTNLVIKLFNIQMADWDRFCLDYRHFSYPHAINPATVGLTSYCSTLRDLLRLTTALKI from the coding sequence ATGCGGGTTTTAGTTACTGGGGCTAGCGGCTGTATTGGTCACTATATTTGTGAAGCGCTGATTCAGCAAACCGATCACGAGCTATTTCTCTTGGTTCGTGATCCGGCCAAGCTGAAGATCGACGTGAGTGCTCGTCCTGGCGTTCACGTTCTCACGGTAAATCTGCGAGACCTTTCGCCCCTGCAGGAGTTGCTGCCGACCATCAATCAGGCCATCCTCACTGCAACGGCTTGGGGGGACCCGGTAGAGACCTTTGACCTCAACGTCACTAAAACACTAGAGCTAATTCAGCAACTCGATCCGCAGGTGTGCCAGCAGGTGCTGTACTTTTCCACCGCCAGCATTCTCAGCCGAGAAGAGGAGTTATTACCTCAGGCAGGAGAAATTGGAACGGATTACATTCGCTCTAAGTATCAATGCTTCGAGCAACTGCAGCAGTTAGAGTTGACACCTAAAGTTGTGACCGTCTTTCCGACACTGGTATTCGGAGGCGATGAAAACAAGCCAGACTCTCACCTGTCAGGTGGTTTGCCTGAAGTGATGCGATGGGCCAGCTTACTGCGCTTTTTTAAGATGGAGGGGAGTTTCCATTTTATTCATGGTCGAGATATTGCCCAAGTTATCTGTTACCTAGTGCAGCATCCAGAGGCTGCGCCTAGCGATCGACTGGTGCTGGGGAGTCGAAGCATGACCGTGAATGAATTTATTGAGGCGGTTTGTAAGGTGTGCGACAAAAGAGCCTTTTTCAAAATCAATCTTTCACCCGTACTCACCAATCTAGTGATTAAGCTTTTCAATATCCAAATGGCAGATTGGGATAGATTTTGCTTAGACTACCGCCACTTTAGCTATCCTCATGCCATTAATCCTGCGACCGTTGGCCTAACAAGCTATTGCTCCACTCTTCGAGACTTACTCCGGCTCACCACTGCACTAAAGATATAG
- a CDS encoding sulfite exporter TauE/SafE family protein, which produces MTLIWLSIASAVGWFISSVAGGGSSLILIPMISLFLGTAALAPVITIGGIFGNTERAYVYRQHVDWQVLRWDIPGAVVGAGLGAFTFTRLHVEWLGILVAVFLLLSAYSYAFKGESTSFEVKAWYFLPASFVYAFLSGVIGSMGPLLVPFYLNYGLQKEALLATQSATRVLIHGVKLIAYAAFGALTQAHIGYGVLIGLAAFPGNWLAHIVLERISEQRFRQLVTSFVMVSGVLLLWQQRSLISGNLMMARIVLGYG; this is translated from the coding sequence ATGACCCTAATTTGGCTGAGCATCGCAAGTGCCGTGGGTTGGTTTATTAGTTCAGTGGCGGGCGGGGGAAGCTCTCTGATTTTAATCCCCATGATCAGCCTGTTCCTCGGCACGGCAGCGCTAGCGCCCGTGATCACAATTGGCGGCATCTTTGGCAATACAGAGCGAGCTTATGTCTACCGGCAGCATGTAGATTGGCAGGTGCTCCGATGGGATATTCCGGGCGCAGTCGTTGGAGCGGGCCTGGGGGCTTTTACCTTCACGAGACTCCACGTAGAATGGCTCGGGATTTTAGTGGCGGTATTCCTGCTGCTGTCAGCCTATAGCTATGCCTTCAAGGGAGAGTCCACCTCTTTTGAAGTGAAGGCCTGGTATTTTTTGCCCGCCAGCTTTGTCTATGCCTTTCTGTCTGGCGTAATTGGCAGTATGGGGCCGCTGCTAGTGCCGTTTTACCTTAATTATGGGCTACAGAAAGAAGCGCTCTTGGCGACGCAATCAGCCACCCGAGTCTTAATACACGGTGTAAAGCTGATTGCCTATGCTGCTTTTGGAGCACTGACTCAGGCCCATATCGGCTATGGCGTTTTGATTGGTCTGGCAGCATTTCCAGGCAACTGGCTAGCTCACATTGTTTTAGAGCGGATTAGCGAACAACGCTTTCGCCAGCTTGTCACGTCGTTTGTCATGGTGAGCGGGGTACTGTTGCTCTGGCAGCAGCGGAGCCTGATCAGCGGCAACCTGATGATGGCAAGAATAGTGCTGGGGTACGGCTAA
- a CDS encoding NAD(P)H-quinone oxidoreductase subunit 3, whose translation MFALSGYEYLLGFLLLCSLVPALALSASKVLRPSNRGPERRTTYESGMEPVGGAWIQFNIRYYMFALVFVVFDVETVFLYPWAVAFHKLGVLGFVEALIFIAILIVGLVYAWRKGALEWS comes from the coding sequence GTGTTTGCTCTTAGCGGCTACGAATATCTTCTCGGCTTTCTCCTTCTCTGCAGCCTTGTCCCGGCCTTGGCTCTCAGCGCCTCTAAGGTTCTGCGGCCCAGTAATCGCGGACCAGAACGACGCACCACCTATGAATCAGGTATGGAGCCGGTCGGCGGTGCCTGGATTCAATTCAACATCCGCTATTATATGTTTGCTCTAGTGTTTGTTGTCTTCGATGTAGAGACGGTCTTTCTCTATCCCTGGGCTGTCGCGTTCCACAAATTAGGCGTTCTAGGCTTTGTTGAGGCCCTGATCTTCATCGCTATCCTGATTGTGGGCTTGGTCTACGCATGGCGAAAGGGTGCCTTAGAGTGGTCTTAG
- a CDS encoding peroxidase family protein, whose product MKNLSLAKHGSLKHLDFSQSNGSLGSILFSQRSLNIGKNIGSSSNKLSTKHKVNLNSLEPNLDNIFNKSKELTGSRDFDDFQASFDDLQTSIREFIDAFRRSSPRRPFVPRSFRFKTRSLDGSGNNRFDRSLGQVGTQYSRNTDANYADGLSEVLEGPDPRFISNRIFSDLGQNLFSENGVSQWAGYWGQFLDHTFGLRQSGDEDAALPFNNGDPLEGFQNDLGSIRFLRSQPAPGTGETTPREHVNTVSSFIDGWAIYGGTEERLEWLREGPVDGDLSNNSARLLLTADGFLPLATARGDADAAPMMELNGRLRGTPDQRVIAGDVRANENIALTSIHNLFAREHNRIVDALPQHLKEETKFQIARKVVGAEQQYITYNEFLPAQGIELDKYKGYDATVDPSITNEFATVGYRAHSMIHGRITVDAEADRFSADELASFEARGLGVMQTDDGVSLAIPLNLAIGSPSLVADIGLDLMLEGLAARPQYKNDEQIDNQLRSILFQLPSNPSEDLDGPGVPGNFSTVLDLGAIDIQRARDHGIPLYNDLREAYGLERIDSFTDITGEATDEFPDDPDIDPLDPLNDPDILRFDTILDKNGIELEQGTREGQTQAVTGIRKTTLAARLKAIYGDVDNVDAFVGMVSEEHLKGSEFGELQSALWEDQFEALRDGDRFFYKNDRALDQIEKRFGISYQRSLADIIADNSLVEAGDLQGNVFKVADNPGAELVSPSQGGIVG is encoded by the coding sequence ATGAAAAATCTTTCATTGGCAAAACATGGTTCGCTGAAGCATTTAGATTTCTCTCAGAGCAATGGTTCGCTGGGTTCTATACTTTTTTCCCAGAGATCTCTGAACATAGGGAAAAATATTGGGAGTTCATCAAATAAATTATCGACGAAGCATAAGGTTAATCTGAATTCTTTAGAGCCAAATCTAGATAACATTTTCAACAAGAGTAAGGAACTGACTGGCTCACGAGATTTTGATGATTTTCAGGCCTCTTTTGACGATCTTCAGACTTCTATTCGAGAGTTTATTGATGCGTTTAGACGGTCTAGCCCCAGGAGACCCTTTGTTCCGAGATCTTTTAGGTTCAAGACACGCAGTCTCGACGGCTCAGGCAACAACCGCTTTGACCGATCCTTGGGTCAGGTGGGGACTCAGTACTCCCGCAATACCGACGCCAACTACGCTGACGGTCTGAGTGAGGTGCTAGAAGGCCCAGACCCTCGGTTTATCAGCAACCGCATCTTCTCAGATTTGGGCCAAAATCTGTTCTCTGAGAATGGTGTCTCACAGTGGGCTGGCTATTGGGGGCAGTTTCTAGATCACACTTTTGGCCTCAGACAGTCTGGGGATGAGGATGCTGCCTTACCCTTCAATAATGGTGATCCACTTGAAGGGTTTCAAAATGATTTGGGTTCTATCCGATTTTTGCGATCGCAACCCGCCCCCGGCACAGGTGAGACAACACCCCGAGAGCATGTGAACACCGTCAGCTCCTTCATTGATGGGTGGGCCATCTATGGCGGCACCGAAGAGCGTCTAGAGTGGTTGCGGGAAGGTCCGGTGGATGGTGACTTAAGCAACAACAGTGCGCGTTTACTATTGACAGCAGATGGCTTTCTCCCATTGGCGACCGCCCGAGGAGACGCTGATGCCGCCCCTATGATGGAATTAAATGGACGGCTGAGGGGTACCCCCGATCAGCGCGTAATCGCAGGCGACGTGCGGGCCAATGAGAATATTGCGCTAACGTCAATTCATAACCTGTTTGCCCGCGAGCACAACCGGATTGTTGATGCACTGCCTCAGCATCTGAAAGAAGAAACTAAGTTTCAAATTGCTAGAAAAGTTGTAGGTGCCGAGCAGCAATACATTACCTATAACGAGTTCTTACCAGCACAGGGCATCGAGCTGGATAAATACAAAGGGTATGACGCCACCGTCGACCCCAGCATTACAAATGAATTTGCGACGGTTGGCTATCGCGCCCACAGCATGATCCATGGCCGCATTACCGTTGACGCTGAGGCAGACCGATTCTCTGCCGATGAGTTAGCCTCCTTTGAAGCGAGAGGGCTAGGCGTGATGCAGACTGACGATGGCGTCTCACTCGCCATTCCACTGAATTTAGCCATTGGCAGCCCATCTTTAGTCGCTGATATTGGCCTGGATCTAATGCTTGAGGGGCTTGCAGCTAGGCCCCAATATAAAAACGATGAGCAAATTGATAATCAACTCAGGAGTATTCTCTTCCAGTTGCCGTCGAATCCGTCAGAGGATCTGGATGGACCTGGGGTGCCTGGAAATTTCTCTACAGTCCTTGATTTGGGCGCGATTGATATTCAACGGGCCAGAGATCATGGCATTCCCCTATATAACGACCTCCGTGAAGCCTATGGCTTAGAGCGAATCGACTCTTTTACTGACATTACCGGTGAGGCCACCGATGAGTTCCCTGATGACCCTGACATCGATCCGCTTGATCCCCTAAATGACCCCGATATTTTGCGGTTTGACACCATCCTCGATAAGAATGGGATTGAGCTTGAGCAAGGCACCCGCGAAGGGCAAACGCAGGCCGTTACCGGCATCCGTAAAACAACTTTGGCCGCTCGGTTGAAAGCCATCTACGGCGATGTTGATAACGTGGATGCCTTTGTGGGCATGGTATCTGAGGAGCATCTAAAGGGATCTGAATTTGGTGAGCTACAGTCAGCCCTTTGGGAAGATCAGTTTGAGGCGCTGAGGGATGGCGATCGCTTTTTCTACAAAAACGATCGGGCTTTAGACCAGATTGAGAAGAGGTTCGGAATCAGCTACCAGCGCTCGCTGGCTGACATCATTGCTGACAACTCTCTAGTGGAGGCAGGGGATCTGCAGGGCAATGTGTTCAAAGTTGCTGATAATCCTGGAGCTGAGCTGGTTTCTCCGAGCCAAGGCGGAATCGTCGGGTAA
- the rfbD gene encoding dTDP-4-dehydrorhamnose reductase: protein MGKILLIGAQGQVGQVLHQVLSPLAEVVAVGRSDLDLLESDKIRQVIAATRPEVVINAAAYTAVDKAEAEVEMAYAINGTAPKVIAEAVQELGATLIHLSTDYVFKGDNSVPYLEQDLPGPLGIYGKSKLAGELEVQQGCDRNIILRTAWVYGVYGKGNFVKTMLRLSNERPEVRVVADQVGTPTWAQHIAEAVAHLVQASENTSDDFYGVYHFTNSGVCSWYDFAIAIFEEAHQLALITQKPNVIPITTAEYPTTAQRPSYSVLNNSKIRPLLNDHPPHWRAALRKMLKNLKAQS, encoded by the coding sequence ATGGGCAAGATCTTGTTAATAGGCGCTCAGGGACAGGTAGGGCAAGTCCTCCATCAGGTTCTTTCACCGCTGGCTGAAGTGGTTGCTGTGGGCAGATCCGATCTAGACCTATTAGAGTCGGACAAGATCCGTCAGGTGATTGCCGCAACGCGTCCTGAAGTTGTGATCAATGCAGCAGCCTACACGGCAGTGGATAAGGCTGAGGCTGAGGTCGAGATGGCCTATGCCATCAATGGCACAGCCCCAAAGGTTATAGCTGAAGCAGTTCAAGAGCTGGGGGCAACGCTAATCCATCTTTCGACAGACTACGTTTTCAAGGGTGATAACAGCGTTCCTTATCTAGAGCAGGATCTTCCTGGACCGCTGGGTATTTATGGAAAATCTAAGCTGGCTGGGGAATTAGAGGTGCAGCAGGGGTGCGATCGCAACATCATTCTGCGCACCGCCTGGGTATACGGTGTATACGGCAAAGGCAATTTTGTTAAAACAATGCTGCGTCTGAGCAACGAACGTCCAGAGGTGCGTGTAGTGGCCGATCAGGTGGGGACGCCTACGTGGGCGCAGCATATTGCTGAGGCGGTGGCCCATTTAGTGCAGGCTTCTGAGAACACCAGCGATGATTTTTACGGTGTCTATCACTTTACCAACAGCGGGGTGTGTAGCTGGTACGACTTTGCGATCGCAATCTTTGAAGAAGCCCATCAACTGGCTCTGATCACTCAAAAACCCAACGTCATTCCGATTACCACAGCCGAATATCCCACAACAGCCCAACGCCCTAGCTATTCTGTGCTTAACAACAGCAAAATACGACCGTTGCTGAACGATCATCCGCCCCACTGGCGAGCAGCCTTGCGTAAAATGCTGAAGAACCTCAAGGCTCAATCCTAA
- a CDS encoding ferredoxin-thioredoxin reductase catalytic domain-containing protein has translation MNTASDGAHQASEKSLDTMRKFAQTYAQRSGTYFCSDAGTTAVVIEGLAKHKEDLGAPLCPCRFYEDKEAEVKSTYWNCPCVPMRERHECHCMLFLTEDNPFAGDKQEITVEEIRAETNKY, from the coding sequence ATGAATACAGCATCTGACGGCGCTCATCAGGCTAGCGAAAAGAGCCTTGATACGATGCGTAAGTTTGCCCAAACCTATGCCCAGCGCTCTGGTACTTACTTCTGCTCTGATGCAGGGACAACGGCAGTTGTGATCGAGGGGCTGGCTAAGCATAAAGAAGATCTAGGTGCACCTCTCTGTCCATGCCGTTTCTATGAAGACAAAGAAGCTGAGGTCAAATCGACCTACTGGAATTGCCCTTGTGTGCCGATGCGCGAACGGCATGAGTGTCACTGCATGTTGTTTTTGACGGAAGACAACCCTTTCGCCGGAGACAAGCAAGAAATTACGGTGGAAGAGATTCGCGCTGAAACCAATAAGTATTAA
- the hemE gene encoding uroporphyrinogen decarboxylase: protein MSGSSQNAPLLLRAARGESVDRPPVWMMRQAGRYMKAYRDLREKYPTFRERSEIPDVAIQVSLQPWKSFQPDGVILFSDIVTPLPGMGIEMDIAEGKGPIIADPIRTMEQVNQIHDLEPDESVPFIRPILKALRDEVGDQSTVLGFVGAPWTLAAYAVEGKGSKNYSIIKSMAFNEPKVLHALLSKIADSIAIYVRHQIDCGAQVVQMFDSWAGQLSPQDFETIALPYQKQVVEQVRQTHPDTPLISLASGSAGILERMAKSGVDIISVDWTVDMAEARKRLGSEMMVQGNMDPGVLYGSQEFICDRIHDIVKKAGNKGHIMNLGHGVLPTTPEENVAFFFETVKQMSY from the coding sequence ATGTCCGGCTCTTCTCAGAATGCTCCTCTGCTGCTGCGGGCTGCCCGTGGTGAATCTGTCGATCGCCCGCCTGTGTGGATGATGCGACAGGCCGGTCGCTACATGAAGGCCTATCGAGATTTGCGAGAAAAGTATCCGACGTTTCGAGAGCGCTCTGAGATCCCTGATGTGGCAATTCAGGTGTCGCTGCAGCCTTGGAAGTCTTTTCAGCCCGATGGTGTGATTCTGTTCTCTGATATTGTGACGCCGCTGCCGGGCATGGGCATCGAGATGGATATCGCAGAGGGCAAGGGACCGATTATTGCCGATCCGATTCGAACAATGGAGCAGGTTAATCAGATCCATGATCTAGAGCCTGATGAGTCCGTTCCTTTTATTCGTCCCATTCTCAAGGCGCTGCGAGATGAGGTAGGCGATCAGTCTACGGTCCTTGGCTTTGTCGGTGCGCCTTGGACGTTGGCGGCCTACGCGGTAGAAGGGAAAGGCTCGAAAAACTACTCAATTATTAAGAGTATGGCGTTCAATGAGCCGAAGGTTCTCCATGCGCTACTGAGTAAGATTGCAGATTCCATTGCGATTTACGTTCGTCACCAGATCGACTGTGGCGCGCAGGTGGTACAGATGTTTGATTCCTGGGCCGGTCAGCTTAGCCCTCAAGATTTTGAAACGATTGCTTTGCCCTATCAAAAACAGGTGGTGGAGCAGGTGCGCCAGACTCACCCTGATACGCCGTTGATTTCCCTCGCCAGCGGCAGTGCTGGGATTCTGGAGCGGATGGCCAAGTCTGGCGTCGATATCATCAGCGTGGACTGGACCGTGGATATGGCGGAGGCCCGGAAGCGTTTAGGGTCAGAGATGATGGTGCAGGGCAATATGGATCCGGGTGTGCTCTATGGGTCGCAGGAGTTTATTTGCGATCGCATCCACGACATCGTTAAAAAAGCAGGCAACAAAGGCCACATCATGAACCTCGGTCACGGTGTTTTGCCCACGACCCCAGAAGAGAACGTGGCGTTCTTTTTTGAGACCGTGAAGCAGATGAGCTACTAA
- a CDS encoding type II toxin-antitoxin system prevent-host-death family antitoxin: MQSFSSREFNQDVDKAERAAKHGPVFITDEGIPTHVLLTIDEYHRLSETGKSLSEVLAMPPELAEELAKIEFNPVRSRDVELRDVDLS, from the coding sequence TTGCAAAGCTTTTCGAGTCGAGAATTTAATCAAGATGTGGACAAAGCCGAGCGAGCTGCGAAGCATGGGCCGGTATTCATAACAGACGAAGGCATTCCCACCCATGTTTTGTTGACGATAGATGAATACCACAGGCTTTCAGAGACGGGTAAAAGTCTTAGTGAGGTACTGGCGATGCCGCCAGAACTTGCAGAAGAATTGGCAAAAATTGAGTTCAATCCCGTTCGCTCGAGAGATGTAGAATTACGCGACGTAGATTTATCCTGA